The window CCATAAGGGTGATGGTTTCTTCCAAAGGGGGCGAATTGCCCCAGGGTATGGATTCAAGCTTGAGCACCATTGAATAGACGCCGTCGGGGAGCGCCATGCCCCATCTGTCCCTGCCATTCCAGGATGACGACTGGGACCAGGTTAAAAAGGGCCCCAGATCCCGCACGAAGAGGAGTTCACCGCCGGAATCAAAAACCGAAAGGGTACCTCTGCCTTGGCTGCTTACTCCAAAGTTGATGTCCGTCATCCCCAAAGAACCGGCATTGCCGGGGTTAAAAACGGGCCTCGCAAGGGAAGCGTCAAGTATGTGGAAGCTTGCGGGCTTGAGGGCAATCTCCAGGTTTTGGGCTGTATCCTCCCCCACATAAACTGTGGTCGAGGCTTCTTCCCAGCCGAAAGCCTGCACATTGATGGTTCTGTAGCCGGCAGGCAAATCAAGGACAGGCCCTTCCACAGCTGTGCCATCGGCAAAAATTTGCGGCCTTAAAGGCAGGGTTTCAGGGGCGCCGGGTTCGGGGCCGATTTTAACCAGGACTTTGCCCCGGGATTCTTCAAGCTCTATCCCTATATCAAGAAGGCTGCCGGAACGTATGGAGACGCGGAAGGCCCGCTCCACATAGCCTTCTTTGGCAATCCTTACGAAGTAGCGGCCGGGCCTGAGGCTTTCGAGGGCAAGGGGGGTCTTGCCCCGCTCAAGGCCATCGATGAAGACGCTTGCCCCCGAAGGCTTGGTGCTGACGTGAAGACCTCTCCCGCTGCTCTCTTCAATCTTGTCCCCCACGGAAGCCCAGCTTGGAAGAGCCTGGGCAGGGATCATGACGGGAAAAAGCATGGCCAAAAATACAGCCAGGGTTAAGCAGATGCGATTACGGCCCATATTCTAAATATAAGGCTTTTCAGCCAAAAAATGAACCATCCTTGGCCTTATAGTACGAATAAACCTGGCTTGGCAAAAAAACATATAATTTCTATAGAAATTATCAGAATAAGCCTTGACAAAAAATTATCATTCATATAAACATATAATACCACTAGGAATTATAGGATATACCAAATGAGGAATGGCAAGAATGGGTGATTTTTTTATTGATATCCGGGGACTCCGCAAGACCTTCCACAGCCGTGGCAAGGACTTTGAGGTGCTCAAGGGGATCAATCTGGGAATACAAAAAGGAGATATTTACGGCATCGTAGGGTTCAGCGGCGCCGGAAAGACCACCCTGCTGCGCTGCATCAACCGCCTGGAGACTCCTGATTCCGGTACTATCAGCGTGGGGGGCCTTGAAGTAACCGGCCTTGCCTTCCGGGCATTGGATAATTACCGCCATAAAATCGGCATCATTTTCCAGCAGTTCAACCTGCTGGATTCCCGTACGGTGTTTGGCAATGTAGCCTTCCCCCTGGAAGTGGCGGGAGAAAAAAAGTCGGCAATTGCCAAGCGGGTTACGGAAATCCTGGAACTGGTGGGCCTGTCCGGCAAAAGCGATTTTTACCCCGGCCAGCTCAGCGGCGGCCAAAAACAGCGGGTCGGCATTGCCCGGGCCCTGGCGAATAACCCGGACATACTCCTGAGCGACGAGGCGACCTCGGCCTTGGATCCCCTCACATCCCTTTCCATTCTGGATTTGCTCAGGGACATTAATAAAAAGCTGGGCCTTACCATTGTATTGA is drawn from Leadbettera azotonutricia ZAS-9 and contains these coding sequences:
- a CDS encoding PEGA domain-containing protein; this translates as MGRNRICLTLAVFLAMLFPVMIPAQALPSWASVGDKIEESSGRGLHVSTKPSGASVFIDGLERGKTPLALESLRPGRYFVRIAKEGYVERAFRVSIRSGSLLDIGIELEESRGKVLVKIGPEPGAPETLPLRPQIFADGTAVEGPVLDLPAGYRTINVQAFGWEEASTTVYVGEDTAQNLEIALKPASFHILDASLARPVFNPGNAGSLGMTDINFGVSSQGRGTLSVFDSGGELLFVRDLGPFLTWSQSSSWNGRDRWGMALPDGVYSMVLKLESIPWGNSPPLEETITLMVELDSSREIRPLTIFSGKSGLLYAPSPGLLPPGSFQVEGGLLFGSPPYAGLPWRSLPFAAAFRFSPLAGLEISAALDVLATNKEDTRIGFGGAAKWVFFNPVKTNSFGLAAGASFAWEDETSATPFGMGSGIEFFIPLELDAGAFSFILTPACIWTSDKGFPWDPAPRLLASGGVLYNMAYAAAGVSARSEFNFTGGDTSLMIGGEMKFFPPPSSFVFSVMGGVWIRGDSAGGYGGIGIGMIH
- a CDS encoding methionine ABC transporter ATP-binding protein → MGDFFIDIRGLRKTFHSRGKDFEVLKGINLGIQKGDIYGIVGFSGAGKTTLLRCINRLETPDSGTISVGGLEVTGLAFRALDNYRHKIGIIFQQFNLLDSRTVFGNVAFPLEVAGEKKSAIAKRVTEILELVGLSGKSDFYPGQLSGGQKQRVGIARALANNPDILLSDEATSALDPLTSLSILDLLRDINKKLGLTIVLITHELDVIRYACNHVAVLEDGLIAESGGVKSVFLNPTSETARLFMKINHDFSNHDWQEGDGI